The following are encoded together in the Zingiber officinale cultivar Zhangliang chromosome 8A, Zo_v1.1, whole genome shotgun sequence genome:
- the LOC122012569 gene encoding two-component response regulator ORR9-like: protein MAVESEARFHVLAVDDSVMDRKLIEKLLKISSFHVTTVDSGSKALEFLGLSATASPEQSEIEVNLIITDYSMPGMTGYDLLKRIKGSSSFKDIPVVIMSAENMPSRINRCLEGGADEFFLKPVRLSDLKKLRPHILKGKSKEGHLSQEESSEISKITSRSISHDSSSICCSKRKAMDEESALERRRLRLSCGGLQYDLA, encoded by the exons ATGGCTGTTGAATCAGAAGCAAGGTTTCATGTCCTGGCTGTGGATGATAGCGTCATGGACAGAAAGCTCATTGAGAAGCTCCTCAAAATCTCTTCCTTTCATG TTACAACAGTGGATTCAGGAAGCAAGGCCCTTGAATTCTTGGGATTGTCTGCAACTGCCTCGCCAGAACAGAGT GAAATCGAGGTGAATTTGATCATAACAGATTACTCCATGCCAGGGATGACAGGGTATGACCTTCTCAAAAGGATCAAG GGGTCATCTTCCTTCAAGGACATTCCAGTAGTGATTATGTCAGCGGAGAATATGCCTTCCAGGATAAATAG ATGCTTGGAAGGAGGAGCAGATGAGTTCTTTCTCAAGCCAGTGAGGCTGTCTGACCTGAAAAAACTCAGGCCTCACATACTGAAAGGGAAATCAAAAGAGGGGCATCTAAGTCAAGAAGAAAGCAGCGAGATCAGTAAGATCACCAGCAGAAGCATCAGCCATGACAGCAGTAGTATCTGCTGCAGCAAAAGGAAAGCCATGGACGAGGAATCTGCACTAGAGAGGAGAAGACTGAGACTCTCCTGTGGTGGCTTGCAATATGATCTAGCGTGA